GATTGATGGCCAAGCACGATCCCGAAACGCCAGTCGCCCTGATCCGCCATGCGCGCGCCGGCGGCGTGGTCGGCGTGCTGGTCGATCAGCAGGCCTATATGGGCCTGCCGACGCCCTTTTTCGGCCGTCCGGCCCAGACCACGCCCTTTCCCGCGCTGATCGCGCGGCAATGCAACGTGCCTTTGCTGCTGATCCACGGCTATCGCATGCGCGGCGTCCGCTTCAAAATGTTCATCACCCCGATCGAAGTCCCGCGCACCGACGACCGCAATGCCGACGTCTACGCCGCGACCGCGGCGATGCAGGCGGAGCTTGAAAACTCGATCCGCCAGCATCCCGACCAATGGATGTGGACCCACGACAGGTGGCGGTGAGGCTGCACGCAACGATGACGCCGTTGGGGCGTTACGCCTGTCTCGCCGAGGTCGAACAGGCGCCGGCGGACACCGCGCGCTCGATCGCCATCGCGAAGTCCTGAAAGCCGATGTTCAGGATATGAGCGGTCTGGAAAGCGGCGCCCGCGATTTTGCCGACAGGCTGTCATGCGCTTTGCAGGCGGCTCTTCTCGTCCAGCATGCCCCCGCGGCGACGGCCGACGCCTTCTGCCGCTCCAGGCTCGAAAGCGGGCGCCGCCATCTCTATGGCGCGCTGCCGCGCGACGTGAACTTTCGCGCCATCGTCGATCGCGCCGCGCCGCGATAGGGCGAGCGGTCGGGAACCTAAAATCCGGGCCGCCTGGCGAAGGCGTGCCAGAGGCGGACCTGGGCGCGATAGAGCGGACGCAGGGTTTCTCGCGCCAGCCTGTGCGGCAGCGGCTTTTTCTTCGCCTGAATGGTCGAGCCGCCGATCCCGGCCGAGGCGTCGCGCACGCCCGAGGGCTGGAAAGCCAGCAGTTCGACACCCGTCACCCAGGACATTTGCAAAAAAGTGTCCACCGGGCGGTCGAACTTTTCCGTGACGGCGAGCAGTCGCCGCGCCGCTTCCGCCGAGACGAACTGCGCTATGGCCCGCAGCGGCGGATTTTCGGGGCGAATCAGGGCGACGCCTTCGCCCCGCGCCAATATCTCTCCGCGCACGGGGGTTTTTTCGGACGGGGCGAGGGCGTAGCTCCAGATTTTTCGGGTCTCGCGGGCGAGCGCGAAGGTTCGGGCGAAGGAATTGGGGTCGATGGCGGCGTCGTCCTCGAAAACCAAAGCATAATCCAGCCCTTCCGCGAGAATCCGCCGCCACACGGCGCGATGGCTGAGGAAAACGCCGATCTCTCCGCGATTGAGGGCGAAGGGATAGAGCGGCCGATGGCAACGGCGGCCATAGACGCGGTCCGTCTCGTTGGGCGCGAGCAGCGCGCCGTCAGTCGCGTCCAGAATTTCGCTGGCGCAGGGCAAAGCGGCGCGCAGGCGTTCGACCTGCGGGCGCCGCTGGGCGGACCGCTCGAGATGGATGATGAACGCCTTCGGCTCGGACATGAAATTTTCGCGGGCTTCCCGCCGCGCTTTTAGCGCTCCCGGCGCGGCCTGTCAGCGGTTTGCTTTGACAAAGCCGTCTCAAAAGGCTCTTTTTTCGCCGCGCCAGAGGAAGCCAGCCCCGCCATGCCGAAAAGGCCTTTCCATGCATGATTCGCAACCGCGTCTCGACGCTCAGGTCGCGAAGGACGCCGCCGCCGCGCGACGGGAAGCCGGACGGCGTCTGGCGGCCGGCAAAAAGCCCAGCCTGATGCGGCTGGCGCTCAATCCGTCGCTCGTTTTTCTGCGGGTTTATCTTGGAGAGGGTTGGCTGCTTCGCGGGACGCGGGGCTATATCCGCGCCCGTGCGGCGCAGCTTGCTTCCTTCCTGACCGAAGCGACCCATTTCCAGATGGCGACCGGCGCGCGCTCCCCTGCGCCGAATTCGGCCGCCGATATCCCCGCTTTCCAGGGCGCCACGCTGCCGCTGTCGGCGACGATCATCTGCAAGAACGAAGGCGGCTATATCGAAAAATGCGTCGCAAGCCTCGACGGCTTCGCCGAAATCGTCGTGGTGGATTCCGGCTCGACCGACGCGACGCTCGATATTCTGCGCGGTTTCATCGCACGCGGCTGGCCCATCAAGCTCGTCGAGCGCGACTGGTTGGGCTATGCGAAGCAGAAGCAATTCGCCTGGGAGCAGGCGACGCGCGACTGGGTTTTGAGCATCGATTCCGACGAATGGCTCGACGACGACCTGCGACGCGAACTGCCCGCGCTTCTCGCCGCGCCCGATGAAGTGGTCGGCTGGCGCCTGCGTCGCCCGCTGGC
This genomic interval from Candidatus Rhodoblastus alkanivorans contains the following:
- a CDS encoding glycosyltransferase family 25 protein; protein product: MSEPKAFIIHLERSAQRRPQVERLRAALPCASEILDATDGALLAPNETDRVYGRRCHRPLYPFALNRGEIGVFLSHRAVWRRILAEGLDYALVFEDDAAIDPNSFARTFALARETRKIWSYALAPSEKTPVRGEILARGEGVALIRPENPPLRAIAQFVSAEAARRLLAVTEKFDRPVDTFLQMSWVTGVELLAFQPSGVRDASAGIGGSTIQAKKKPLPHRLARETLRPLYRAQVRLWHAFARRPGF
- a CDS encoding glycosyltransferase family 2 protein — encoded protein: MHDSQPRLDAQVAKDAAAARREAGRRLAAGKKPSLMRLALNPSLVFLRVYLGEGWLLRGTRGYIRARAAQLASFLTEATHFQMATGARSPAPNSAADIPAFQGATLPLSATIICKNEGGYIEKCVASLDGFAEIVVVDSGSTDATLDILRGFIARGWPIKLVERDWLGYAKQKQFAWEQATRDWVLSIDSDEWLDDDLRRELPALLAAPDEVVGWRLRRPLAFYGQLNVPPKDAKPERIIRLARREKVRFDESALVHEGLVADGRVLEASRGLLRHDRALRIDEQILKEATYACLKAQQRILRGKKPSLLKLVVNPPLYFLRIFFLNRVFLYWIDGYILARTRAAYSFIGEALHYQLSQDGGRRA